The Thermococcus sp. 21S7 genome window below encodes:
- a CDS encoding diacylglycerol/polyprenol kinase family protein — MSMKSELKRKSLHLTGLLVPAFYLLFGRDLTLTFVGLAFFIFVVLEPFRIIEELRDNIKRRLKIYVDNDVMERVEVLEKQIDEITRSHERYRVAAHIYFAAAAFIVVYFFPGEIAIGAITVATVGDALAAIIGKSLGRHRFSNGKSLEGSLAYFLSGVLILCPLVGPFLAVIGSLIGALVELYGLPPGGNPANQLDDNFSNQLAIAIALYLAGFISL; from the coding sequence ATGAGCATGAAAAGCGAGCTGAAGCGTAAGTCCCTCCACCTCACCGGGCTGCTGGTTCCGGCCTTTTATCTCCTCTTCGGGCGGGATCTCACGCTCACGTTCGTTGGCCTGGCGTTCTTCATCTTCGTTGTGCTGGAGCCCTTCAGGATAATCGAGGAGCTGAGGGACAACATAAAGAGGAGGCTCAAGATATACGTGGACAACGACGTCATGGAGCGCGTGGAGGTTCTTGAGAAGCAGATCGACGAGATAACCCGGAGCCACGAGCGCTATCGCGTGGCGGCGCACATATACTTTGCAGCGGCGGCCTTCATAGTGGTATACTTTTTCCCGGGGGAGATAGCCATCGGCGCCATCACCGTCGCCACGGTTGGGGATGCCCTCGCTGCTATAATCGGGAAATCCCTGGGCAGGCACCGCTTCAGCAACGGAAAGAGCCTTGAGGGGAGTCTCGCCTACTTCCTCTCCGGCGTGCTGATTCTGTGCCCCCTGGTCGGCCCCTTCTTGGCTGTTATCGGTTCGTTAATCGGGGCCCTTGTTGAGCTCTACGGTCTGCCCCCTGGTGGAAACCCCGCCAATCAGCTGGACGATAACTTCTCCAACCAGCTTGCGATAGCGATAGCACTGTACCTTGCGGGCTTTATTTCCCTCTGA
- a CDS encoding HAD family hydrolase, producing the protein MLVLVDLDDTLCNTWEAGKYTIIRLIPFLLKRRKFKAFFYILTARYRELEQSREIHMMDLDKIVENLLEKVYARVPPEELEEMQELIDRVFFSNLRLFPDAVPFLEALKRMGAKVVLVTDSSTRWQRKKLEYLGIKDYFDALIISGETGHSKLDPHNFRLARRLFPHEDEVYMVGDRDDTDMRGGKEVGATTILVGRGYFKGRRPRHADYVVRNLMEALEVIRNEHEKRAEA; encoded by the coding sequence ATGCTCGTGCTCGTTGACCTCGACGATACCTTGTGCAACACGTGGGAGGCCGGGAAGTACACGATAATCCGCCTTATTCCCTTTCTGCTGAAACGGAGGAAGTTTAAGGCTTTCTTCTACATACTCACCGCCAGGTACCGTGAGCTGGAGCAGTCGCGGGAAATCCACATGATGGACCTGGACAAAATCGTGGAGAACCTCCTGGAGAAGGTCTACGCCAGGGTTCCTCCGGAGGAGCTTGAGGAGATGCAGGAACTCATAGACAGGGTGTTCTTCTCCAACCTCCGGCTCTTCCCGGATGCGGTGCCTTTCCTTGAGGCGCTGAAACGCATGGGTGCCAAGGTGGTCCTGGTGACGGACTCCTCGACTCGGTGGCAGAGGAAGAAGCTCGAATACCTTGGCATAAAGGACTACTTCGACGCCCTCATAATAAGCGGCGAGACCGGGCACAGCAAGCTCGATCCCCACAACTTCCGCCTGGCCAGGCGGCTCTTTCCGCACGAGGACGAGGTTTACATGGTCGGGGACAGGGACGATACAGACATGAGGGGCGGGAAGGAGGTAGGTGCGACCACGATACTCGTTGGCAGGGGATACTTCAAGGGGAGGCGCCCCAGGCACGCGGACTACGTGGTGAGGAACCTTATGGAGGCGCTGGAGGTGATAAGGAATGAGCATGAAAAGCGAGCTGAAGCGTAA
- a CDS encoding DUF131 domain-containing protein, whose product MDKGSLLIMTGMGMIMLGFLLVFIGTAISALGGGGEVEGGGVIMIGPIPIVFGTSRSAAGIAIVLAIILMALWVIGALLMRRG is encoded by the coding sequence ATGGACAAGGGAAGCCTGCTCATAATGACGGGCATGGGAATGATAATGCTCGGATTCTTGCTAGTCTTTATTGGAACGGCCATCTCGGCCCTCGGCGGCGGGGGCGAGGTGGAGGGCGGCGGGGTCATAATGATAGGACCGATACCGATAGTCTTCGGAACGAGCAGAAGCGCCGCGGGAATAGCCATAGTACTGGCGATAATCCTCATGGCGCTCTGGGTGATAGGTGCTCTACTCATGAGGAGGGGATGA
- a CDS encoding cation:proton antiporter has product MDFLLALAILLVVAKSIEWLFEKAEIHPIIAHVLTGILLGPFILGIIEPSEELGVLARFGLIMMMLYMGLTSNFSAIAQNTKKAIVVASLGVAASFILGFLTVEYFGKGTTAAIFVGITLGNTAIEVTSGILVKERVKREVSSILMGAAFADDIMAVYLIGIITAMAGGSLDALSFGILTVKIFAFIGATLLISEYVFKRAKWFYSIVRNLNVFFTFTLILTFALAIIAEKAGLNQIIGAYLAGLTISRLRERKDPLVVTRIKLNELIEDLQVVLTEFFIPLFFIYVGLMFNPPTASISLALIAALYLAAVLGKLIGCGLGSRLFGLGWRESILVGIGMGGRGSLELAILTFGLTTGLIDQVLFASVIVVSMLTALTTPLFFKTYIKRAKA; this is encoded by the coding sequence GTGGACTTCCTGCTGGCCCTGGCAATTCTCCTCGTGGTTGCGAAGAGCATCGAGTGGCTCTTCGAGAAGGCCGAGATACACCCGATAATAGCCCACGTGCTGACGGGAATACTCCTCGGCCCCTTCATCCTGGGCATCATAGAGCCGAGCGAGGAGCTGGGCGTCCTTGCGAGGTTCGGGCTCATAATGATGATGCTCTACATGGGGCTCACCAGCAACTTCTCGGCGATAGCGCAGAACACCAAGAAGGCCATCGTCGTGGCCAGCCTGGGGGTTGCCGCCTCGTTCATCCTGGGGTTCCTAACAGTCGAGTACTTCGGCAAGGGAACCACCGCCGCCATCTTCGTGGGAATAACCCTCGGAAACACCGCGATAGAGGTCACGAGCGGAATCCTCGTTAAGGAGCGCGTTAAGAGGGAGGTCTCGTCGATCCTCATGGGTGCGGCGTTCGCCGACGACATAATGGCAGTCTACCTGATAGGCATCATAACCGCGATGGCCGGCGGGAGCCTGGATGCCCTATCCTTCGGAATCCTGACCGTCAAGATATTCGCCTTCATCGGAGCGACGCTCCTCATCTCGGAGTACGTCTTCAAGAGGGCGAAGTGGTTCTACTCGATCGTCCGGAACCTGAACGTCTTCTTCACCTTCACACTCATCCTCACCTTTGCGCTGGCGATAATAGCGGAGAAGGCCGGCCTGAACCAGATAATCGGCGCATATCTGGCGGGGCTTACGATAAGCAGGCTCCGCGAGAGAAAGGACCCGCTCGTGGTCACGAGGATAAAGCTGAACGAGCTGATCGAAGACCTCCAGGTGGTGCTCACCGAGTTCTTCATACCGCTGTTCTTCATCTACGTCGGCCTGATGTTCAATCCGCCAACGGCGAGCATAAGCCTGGCCCTCATAGCGGCCCTCTACCTCGCTGCCGTCCTAGGGAAGCTCATCGGCTGCGGCCTGGGGAGCAGGCTCTTCGGCCTCGGCTGGAGGGAGTCAATCCTAGTGGGCATTGGAATGGGCGGAAGGGGAAGCCTGGAGCTGGCCATACTCACCTTCGGCCTCACCACCGGGCTGATAGACCAGGTCCTGTTCGCCAGCGTCATAGTGGTCTCGATGCTGACTGCACTGACGACACCGCTGTTCTTTAAGACCTACATCAAAAGGGCAAAAGCTTAA